The proteins below are encoded in one region of Methanosarcina barkeri 3:
- the carB gene encoding carbamoyl-phosphate synthase large subunit: MPKREDIKKVLLIGSGPITIGQAAEFDFSGSQACRSLKEEGVKVVLVNSNPATIMTDPEMADSVYIEPLDAKIIEKIIEKERPDGIIAGIGGQTGLNITSELAENGVFEKYGVEILGTPVEAIKNTEDRELFKETMIRIGEKVPLSRAVNSLKEAEDVVGELGLPLIVRPAYTLGGAGGGIARTKEELLEITERGLRRSRINQVLIEESVLGWAEVEYEVMRDANDTCIVICNMENIDPMGVHTGESAVVAPSQTLSDAEHQMLRSASIKIIRALKIEGGCNIQYALKEGDYRIVEVNPRVSRSSALASKATGYPIARVTAKIAIGMALDEIINNVTKSTPASFEPALDYVITKIPRWPFDKFTTADKTLTTAMKSTGEVMAIGRTVEESLLKAFKSLDIDSQLGIKQWEEPEIKTLLKTPTSERLFVLFHALERGMSVKEIAELSSINPFFISKMKKIVEMEKRIRAEELTPELLREAKRMGFPDTRLAELTGKTSQEISDLRHAAGLVATFKMVDTCAAEFEAATPYYYSTYEDDCETNSTDKKKILILGAGPIRIGQGIEFDYCTVHAVTALREEGIETHIINNNPETVSTDFDTSDKLFFEPLTLEYVMNVIERERPDGVLVQFGGQTSVNLAIPLKQELKRRTDLNTVILGTDPDDMDLAEDREKFYLLMQELGVPQPEGGYATSHKEAIEVAKRIGFPVLVRPSYVLGGRAMEIVYDEIDLERYMKEAVRVSHEHPILIDDFLEAASEIDVDAVCDQKDVLIGAIMEHIEEAGVHSGDSACVIPPQSLSPEVLDQVRDYTRKIALALRVKGLINIQMAEKDGKVYVLEANPRSSRTIPFVSKAVGIPLAKIAAKVIAGHSLKSLGYTDEPKPNHVSIKEVLLPFDKLPGADPVLGPEMKSTGEVMGVDYDFGRAYYKAELAADNVLPLTGKVFLSIRNADKTELVDVAKKLQAAGLELMGTQGTVNYLAQHGVFMDVVKKVHDGSPNVIDMMRRDEVDLIINTPTSKQSRRDGSRIRRAAVDFKVPYITTLQAAIAAAAAIETMKKGEELTIKSINEYHKEMEK; encoded by the coding sequence ATGCCAAAACGCGAGGACATAAAGAAGGTTTTGCTTATAGGCTCAGGGCCAATAACTATAGGGCAGGCTGCGGAATTCGACTTTTCAGGCAGCCAGGCATGCAGGTCCTTAAAAGAAGAAGGGGTAAAGGTCGTTCTTGTAAACTCAAACCCTGCAACTATAATGACCGATCCTGAAATGGCTGATTCGGTCTATATCGAGCCTCTTGATGCCAAGATAATAGAAAAAATTATTGAAAAAGAGCGCCCTGACGGGATTATTGCAGGCATTGGGGGGCAGACAGGCCTTAATATTACCAGTGAACTTGCAGAAAATGGTGTGTTCGAAAAATACGGAGTCGAGATCCTGGGGACTCCTGTTGAAGCTATTAAAAACACTGAAGACAGGGAACTCTTCAAAGAGACGATGATCAGGATAGGGGAAAAAGTTCCCTTAAGCCGTGCAGTTAATTCTTTAAAAGAAGCTGAAGACGTTGTCGGAGAACTCGGGCTTCCTCTAATTGTCCGTCCGGCTTACACTCTCGGTGGTGCAGGAGGCGGAATTGCCCGCACAAAAGAAGAGCTGCTCGAAATCACTGAACGTGGGCTCAGGCGCAGTCGTATCAACCAGGTACTCATAGAAGAAAGTGTGCTTGGCTGGGCAGAGGTCGAATATGAGGTCATGAGAGATGCAAACGATACCTGTATCGTGATCTGTAACATGGAAAATATCGACCCTATGGGCGTGCACACCGGAGAATCGGCAGTTGTTGCTCCTTCCCAGACCTTAAGCGATGCAGAGCACCAGATGCTCAGGAGTGCCTCAATCAAGATTATCCGCGCCCTGAAGATCGAAGGTGGGTGCAATATTCAGTACGCCTTGAAAGAAGGCGATTATCGCATTGTCGAGGTAAATCCAAGGGTTTCAAGGTCATCAGCCCTTGCATCAAAGGCTACGGGTTACCCGATTGCCCGTGTAACTGCAAAGATCGCAATTGGAATGGCACTTGATGAGATTATAAATAATGTTACCAAGAGCACTCCTGCCTCTTTTGAACCTGCTCTGGACTATGTAATTACCAAAATTCCCAGGTGGCCTTTTGACAAATTCACAACTGCAGACAAAACCCTGACCACAGCCATGAAAAGTACGGGAGAAGTCATGGCTATTGGCAGGACTGTTGAAGAATCTCTGCTAAAGGCTTTCAAGTCCCTGGATATCGATAGCCAGTTAGGAATAAAACAATGGGAAGAACCTGAAATTAAAACTCTCCTGAAGACTCCTACAAGCGAACGCCTTTTTGTGCTCTTCCATGCGCTTGAGAGGGGCATGTCGGTAAAGGAAATTGCCGAGCTTTCGAGCATCAATCCCTTCTTCATCTCAAAGATGAAAAAGATCGTTGAGATGGAAAAGCGAATCAGGGCAGAAGAACTTACCCCTGAACTCCTGCGTGAAGCAAAAAGGATGGGCTTCCCGGACACCCGCCTTGCCGAACTGACTGGAAAAACCAGCCAGGAGATAAGTGATCTCAGACATGCTGCCGGTCTTGTGGCCACTTTCAAGATGGTAGATACCTGTGCAGCCGAATTTGAAGCGGCTACTCCTTATTACTATTCTACTTACGAAGATGACTGCGAGACAAACTCCACAGATAAGAAGAAGATTCTTATTCTTGGAGCAGGCCCGATAAGGATTGGACAGGGAATCGAGTTTGACTACTGTACTGTGCATGCAGTTACTGCGCTTCGGGAAGAAGGCATAGAGACTCATATCATTAATAACAACCCCGAAACCGTATCTACGGACTTTGATACCTCAGACAAGCTCTTTTTTGAACCTCTTACCCTTGAGTATGTGATGAACGTAATCGAGCGCGAGAGGCCTGATGGAGTCCTTGTGCAGTTCGGAGGACAGACGTCAGTGAACCTTGCAATTCCCCTCAAGCAGGAATTGAAGCGCAGGACCGACCTTAATACCGTGATTCTGGGCACGGACCCTGACGACATGGACCTTGCCGAAGATAGGGAAAAGTTCTATCTCCTTATGCAGGAGCTTGGTGTTCCACAGCCTGAAGGCGGATATGCAACTTCCCATAAGGAAGCAATCGAGGTTGCAAAGAGAATCGGTTTCCCTGTACTTGTGCGTCCTTCCTACGTACTTGGCGGGCGGGCAATGGAAATCGTATACGATGAAATCGACCTTGAACGCTATATGAAAGAGGCAGTCAGGGTCTCTCACGAACACCCGATACTGATTGATGATTTCCTTGAGGCAGCCTCTGAAATCGATGTGGATGCGGTCTGCGACCAGAAAGACGTACTGATCGGTGCAATAATGGAACACATCGAGGAAGCAGGTGTTCACTCCGGAGACTCGGCCTGTGTAATTCCACCTCAATCTCTCTCGCCTGAGGTTCTTGACCAGGTAAGGGATTATACCCGCAAGATAGCTCTTGCCCTCAGGGTCAAGGGTTTGATTAACATACAGATGGCAGAAAAAGATGGGAAGGTCTATGTGCTTGAAGCAAACCCACGTTCAAGCAGGACAATTCCTTTTGTATCAAAAGCCGTTGGAATCCCGCTTGCAAAGATTGCAGCCAAGGTAATTGCAGGACACAGCTTAAAGAGCCTGGGCTACACGGACGAGCCAAAACCCAACCATGTCTCGATTAAGGAAGTCCTCCTACCTTTCGATAAATTGCCAGGTGCAGACCCTGTCCTCGGTCCTGAGATGAAAAGCACTGGCGAGGTCATGGGTGTTGACTACGACTTCGGGAGGGCATACTATAAGGCAGAGCTTGCAGCCGACAACGTCTTACCTCTTACAGGAAAAGTCTTCCTTTCCATAAGGAATGCAGACAAAACCGAACTTGTAGACGTTGCAAAGAAACTTCAGGCAGCAGGCCTCGAACTTATGGGCACGCAGGGCACTGTAAACTATCTTGCACAGCACGGGGTCTTCATGGATGTAGTGAAAAAGGTCCATGACGGAAGCCCGAATGTGATAGATATGATGCGCAGGGACGAAGTTGACCTTATAATCAATACCCCGACAAGCAAACAGTCTCGCAGGGACGGTTCAAGGATCAGGCGGGCAGCTGTTGATTTCAAGGTCCCGTACATTACCACATTGCAGGCAGCAATAGCCGCAGCTGCTGCCATAGAGACTATGAAGAAGGGAGAGGAACTTACGATCAAGTCCATCAACGAGTACCACAAAGAGATGGAAAAGTAA
- the carA gene encoding glutamine-hydrolyzing carbamoyl-phosphate synthase small subunit: MKAVLGLEDGTVIRGTGFGAEGTACGELVFTTQFTGYEEALTDPSYKGQILMFTYPLIGNYGVSGERVQSDNMHAEGLVVREACKKPYHYKSSRSIHKFLEDEGKPGIEGVDTRMLTIRARERGTMRAALITGSDDGEEAVDVARNSPQLTDEELISLVTCKEPYFIPGAEGAWKGGSKRKHAVIVDLGIKRNIINNLHKRGIDLTLVPATAKPSEIAGYEPDLLFISNGPGDPEKATDAINAVKAFAGTIPVCGICFGHQIISLAMGAKTYKLKFGHRGGNQPVKDLIENKIFITSQNHGYAVDADSLDGTGLYVKYLNANDRTVEGVSHKDLDIFSVQFHPEAQAGPMDTEETFFGKVVKVLGGEV, encoded by the coding sequence ATGAAAGCAGTACTAGGCTTAGAAGACGGAACAGTTATTAGGGGCACCGGTTTTGGTGCCGAAGGCACAGCTTGCGGCGAACTTGTTTTTACCACTCAATTCACGGGATATGAGGAGGCTCTAACAGATCCTTCTTACAAGGGTCAGATTTTAATGTTTACTTATCCCCTTATCGGAAACTACGGTGTCAGCGGGGAGCGCGTCCAGTCCGATAATATGCATGCGGAAGGGCTTGTTGTAAGGGAGGCCTGCAAAAAACCTTACCATTATAAGTCATCCCGTTCTATCCACAAATTCTTAGAGGATGAAGGAAAGCCAGGAATTGAAGGTGTGGACACTCGTATGCTCACTATCAGGGCAAGGGAGCGCGGAACCATGAGGGCTGCCCTTATCACAGGCAGCGACGACGGAGAAGAGGCTGTTGATGTAGCAAGGAACTCTCCACAGCTCACTGATGAAGAGCTGATCTCCCTTGTAACCTGTAAAGAGCCGTATTTCATTCCCGGAGCAGAAGGCGCCTGGAAAGGCGGCAGCAAACGCAAACATGCGGTTATAGTTGACCTTGGGATTAAGCGCAATATCATAAACAACCTTCACAAACGGGGAATTGACCTTACTCTGGTTCCTGCAACTGCAAAACCCTCGGAAATTGCAGGTTACGAACCTGATCTTCTTTTTATCTCAAACGGGCCAGGAGACCCGGAAAAAGCAACGGATGCAATCAATGCCGTAAAGGCTTTTGCAGGCACGATTCCAGTTTGCGGAATCTGTTTCGGGCACCAGATTATTTCCCTTGCTATGGGAGCAAAAACCTATAAGTTGAAATTCGGGCACAGGGGTGGAAACCAGCCAGTAAAGGACCTGATTGAAAACAAGATCTTCATAACCTCCCAGAACCATGGGTATGCAGTCGATGCTGACTCCCTTGACGGCACAGGGCTCTATGTAAAATACCTGAACGCAAATGACAGGACAGTAGAAGGGGTTTCCCACAAAGATCTGGATATTTTCAGTGTACAGTTCCATCCCGAAGCCCAGGCAGGGCCGATGGATACCGAGGAAACGTTCTTTGGCAAGGTTGTAAAGGTCCTCGGAGGTGAGGTTTAA
- a CDS encoding aminotransferase class III-fold pyridoxal phosphate-dependent enzyme, translated as MFNIVGPKAREIIGQDCNVIPACAARPYPLVVDRAKGSVIRDVDGREYIDLVAGIAVMNAGYSNPEVKAAISSQLEKVTHCAYGDFFAEPPVKLAKKLEELSGYSKVFYCNSGTEAVEAAIKLAVWKTKRQGLISFYNSFHGRTLGSLSLTCSKARQKEHFPAIRTAHSHYAYCYRCPFKLEYPSCGIECAKELENLIFRRELSPKDTAAVFVEPVQGEGGYIVPPPEFHREIRQICTDNDVLLVADEVQTGCFRTGPFLAMENFGVRTEISCLAKALGGGLPMGAMLADRKLMDWPQGVHSNTFGGNLLASAASLASLKFLEKENIKNRAKELGFKMKQLLGELQENFPFIGDVRGLGMMVGVEIVKPDKSIDPIRRDRILREAFKEGILLLPCGDSVIRFSPPLVITDEELDSGLEKFQKALNKAGT; from the coding sequence AATATCGTCGGTCCGAAAGCCAGGGAAATTATCGGGCAGGACTGCAATGTAATACCTGCCTGTGCAGCCCGCCCTTATCCTCTGGTTGTAGACCGCGCAAAGGGTTCCGTAATCAGGGATGTTGATGGGAGAGAGTACATTGACCTGGTTGCAGGAATTGCTGTTATGAACGCAGGCTACTCCAACCCTGAAGTTAAAGCTGCAATCTCATCTCAACTTGAAAAAGTGACTCACTGCGCATATGGAGATTTTTTTGCTGAACCACCTGTGAAGCTTGCGAAGAAGTTAGAAGAGCTTTCAGGCTATTCAAAAGTGTTTTACTGCAATAGCGGGACTGAAGCCGTGGAGGCTGCAATCAAACTTGCCGTCTGGAAAACAAAACGGCAGGGCCTGATCTCCTTTTATAACTCCTTTCATGGTCGGACTCTTGGCTCTCTTTCTCTTACCTGCTCAAAAGCCAGGCAAAAGGAACATTTTCCTGCTATCCGCACAGCTCATTCTCACTATGCTTACTGTTACCGTTGTCCCTTTAAACTGGAGTATCCATCCTGCGGGATTGAGTGTGCAAAAGAGCTTGAAAACCTCATTTTCAGACGAGAACTGAGCCCGAAGGATACAGCTGCCGTTTTCGTAGAACCTGTACAGGGAGAAGGTGGGTATATTGTTCCTCCGCCTGAATTCCATAGGGAAATAAGGCAGATCTGTACCGATAACGATGTCCTCCTTGTAGCTGATGAAGTCCAGACAGGCTGCTTCAGAACAGGCCCTTTTCTTGCAATGGAAAATTTTGGGGTCAGAACTGAAATCTCGTGCCTTGCAAAAGCCCTTGGAGGAGGACTTCCAATGGGGGCAATGCTTGCAGACCGCAAGCTTATGGACTGGCCCCAGGGAGTCCATTCAAATACCTTTGGAGGAAATCTTCTTGCTTCAGCGGCGTCACTTGCATCCCTTAAGTTTCTGGAGAAGGAAAATATAAAGAATAGGGCAAAGGAGCTTGGTTTCAAGATGAAACAACTGCTTGGGGAGCTTCAGGAAAACTTTCCATTCATTGGGGACGTACGTGGCCTCGGTATGATGGTCGGAGTCGAGATTGTGAAACCCGATAAATCAATAGACCCTATACGAAGGGATAGAATTCTCAGGGAAGCTTTCAAAGAAGGAATTCTGCTTCTTCCCTGTGGAGATTCCGTAATTCGTTTCTCTCCACCACTGGTTATTACAGATGAAGAACTTGACTCTGGACTCGAGAAGTTCCAAAAGGCTCTGAATAAAGCAGGCACTTAA